A region from the Arachis ipaensis cultivar K30076 chromosome B01, Araip1.1, whole genome shotgun sequence genome encodes:
- the LOC107631629 gene encoding uncharacterized protein LOC107631629, with the protein MVMDTNRSSGASSFLSDLPSRGLFSSTVVSSNPGGMRVYVCDHETMPPEGQHIKTNQQNILIRALTLGLKKQKCDSSSKDGTEGSRKRASDKGLDGRASAKRANNQINSLQEGSTSQTFNKDFHRLTVERLRNLLKSKGLSTKGKKEELIARLKDATDS; encoded by the exons ATGGTTATGGATACGAATCGCTCATCTGGTGCTTCTTCATTTCTCTCCGATCTTCCCTCTCGAGGCCTCTTCTCTTCCACCGTTGTGTCTTCCAATCCG GGTGGGATGCGGGTGTACGTATGCGATCATGAAACAATGCCACCAG AGGGCCAGCATATTAAGACAAACCAACAAAACATACTTATTAGAGCACTCACCCTAGGCCTGAAGAAACAAAAATGTGATTCCAGCTCAAAGGATGGAACCGAGGGATCTAGAAAGAG GGCTAGTGACAAGGGTTTGGATGGCAGAGCTTCAGCTAAGAGAGCAAATAATCAAATAAACTCTTTACAAG AGGGATCAACCAGTCAAACATTCAATAAGGATTTCCACAGGTTGACTGTAGAGAGGCTTCGTAATCTTTTGAAATCTAAAGGTCTTTCAACCAAAGGAAAGAAG GAGGAGCTTATTGCACGTCTTAAAGATGCAACTGATTCGTGA